Proteins from a single region of Amorphus orientalis:
- the dctP gene encoding TRAP transporter substrate-binding protein DctP, whose protein sequence is MLDILKLRTLSAAGAAVVLASALSAVPAAAQDKPELRFAAVFSQQDIRAEMMDIFAEEIADSYDLQTYFGGTLLKQGTELVALQRGNLEMGNIAPQDIAKQVPEWSLLTSAYLFRDAQHLNDFFKSDAGQEMKSIAEDQLGIHILGPTYFGTRQVGLRVDDKIDTPEDMNGIKLRMPGGEAWQFLGRALGANPTPMAYSEVYTGLQTGAIDGQDNPLPNVQNMKFYEVMSQIVLTSHLVGYDLLVVSDDVWDAMSPEEQEAFQAAADKAIQWSQDQHLKREEELAAFMEEQGLELYKPNVDAFREHAQQMYLESDLAADWPDGMLDKINAM, encoded by the coding sequence ATGCTGGACATTCTCAAACTGCGAACCCTGAGCGCGGCGGGAGCCGCCGTGGTTCTGGCTTCCGCGCTTTCCGCTGTGCCGGCAGCGGCCCAGGACAAGCCGGAACTCCGCTTCGCTGCGGTGTTCTCGCAGCAGGACATCCGCGCCGAGATGATGGACATTTTCGCCGAGGAGATCGCCGACAGCTACGATCTCCAGACCTATTTCGGCGGCACACTGCTCAAGCAGGGGACGGAGCTGGTCGCGCTCCAGCGCGGCAACCTGGAAATGGGCAACATCGCGCCTCAGGACATCGCCAAGCAGGTGCCGGAGTGGTCGCTGCTGACGTCCGCCTATCTCTTCCGCGACGCCCAGCACCTGAACGACTTCTTCAAGAGCGATGCCGGGCAGGAAATGAAGTCGATCGCCGAGGATCAGCTCGGCATCCACATTCTCGGTCCGACCTATTTCGGGACCCGTCAGGTGGGCCTGCGCGTTGACGACAAGATCGACACGCCGGAGGACATGAACGGCATCAAGCTGCGCATGCCCGGCGGAGAGGCCTGGCAGTTCCTGGGCCGTGCGCTCGGCGCCAATCCGACCCCGATGGCGTATTCGGAGGTCTACACCGGGCTTCAGACCGGCGCGATCGACGGACAGGACAACCCGCTCCCGAACGTCCAGAACATGAAGTTCTACGAGGTCATGTCCCAGATCGTGCTGACCTCGCATCTGGTGGGCTACGACCTGCTGGTGGTGTCCGACGACGTTTGGGACGCGATGTCGCCCGAAGAGCAGGAGGCCTTCCAGGCTGCTGCCGACAAGGCGATCCAGTGGAGCCAGGACCAGCATCTGAAGCGCGAGGAGGAACTCGCCGCCTTCATGGAGGAGCAGGGGCTGGAGCTCTACAAGCCGAACGTCGACGCGTTCCGCGAGCACGCCCAGCAGATGTATCTGGAATCCGACCTTGCCGCGGACTGGCCCGACGGCATGCTGGACAAGATCAACGCGATGTAG
- a CDS encoding GntR family transcriptional regulator, which yields MLEPAEATASIGESAYHRIRSDILFGRLEPEQKLRLDRLKATYGASISTLREILNRLSSEGLVVAEGQRGFEVAPVSAENLKEIAALRLLLESHALRQSFEDGDMEWEGRIVSAHHKLASMEARMKAGDRSETEVWKRYDWEFHQALISACGSAVLIDTHAGIFDKYLRYQMIALSYRGDIAAEEHRTLLKCALARDAATACEVLERHVNGGVEHALAKGTIV from the coding sequence GTGCTCGAACCGGCTGAAGCCACCGCATCCATCGGAGAATCCGCATATCATCGGATACGATCCGACATCCTGTTCGGCCGGCTGGAACCCGAACAGAAGCTGAGGCTGGATCGGCTGAAGGCGACATACGGGGCCAGCATCAGCACCCTGAGGGAGATCCTGAACCGGCTCAGCTCGGAGGGGCTCGTCGTCGCCGAGGGGCAGCGCGGCTTCGAGGTCGCACCGGTGTCCGCCGAGAACCTCAAGGAAATTGCCGCTCTTCGCCTTCTCCTGGAATCCCATGCGCTTCGCCAGTCATTCGAGGACGGGGACATGGAATGGGAGGGTCGGATCGTTTCCGCGCACCACAAGCTTGCGAGCATGGAGGCGCGTATGAAGGCCGGCGACAGAAGCGAGACGGAAGTCTGGAAACGGTACGACTGGGAGTTTCACCAGGCGCTCATTTCCGCCTGCGGGTCAGCGGTCCTGATCGACACCCATGCGGGGATCTTCGACAAATATCTGCGCTATCAGATGATTGCGCTGAGCTACCGCGGCGACATCGCCGCGGAAGAACACCGGACGCTGCTCAAGTGTGCGCTGGCCCGGGATGCGGCCACGGCCTGCGAAGTGCTCGAACGCCACGTCAACGGCGGCGTCGAGCACGCGCTGGCGAAAGGCACAATCGTGTAA
- a CDS encoding MerR family transcriptional regulator, with protein sequence MKIGELSQRTGVSVRMLRYYEAQGLLAPARSETGYRDFTPDDADTVERIRLLGAAGMTLAIIRRILPCSLNQRHAFEPCDELKAELRRQIGSIDDQNRKLAESRELLTDLLSEFEASTL encoded by the coding sequence ATGAAGATTGGCGAATTATCGCAGAGGACGGGCGTCAGCGTCAGAATGCTCCGCTACTACGAGGCGCAAGGACTTCTGGCTCCCGCAAGAAGCGAGACGGGATATCGCGATTTCACACCCGACGATGCGGATACGGTCGAACGCATTCGTTTGTTGGGTGCCGCAGGCATGACGCTGGCGATAATAAGGAGGATTCTACCATGCTCCCTGAACCAACGGCACGCGTTCGAGCCATGCGACGAGCTTAAGGCCGAACTTCGGCGGCAAATCGGATCAATCGACGATCAAAACCGCAAGCTCGCTGAAAGCCGTGAGCTGCTGACTGATCTTCTTAGCGAGTTCGAAGCCTCCACACTCTAG
- a CDS encoding group I truncated hemoglobin gives MARVQAEESDTATLYDRLGGAAGIRRIVDGAVAAHMDNPLIAHRFQPYADRPERVEEIKQHTCDFFAAGSGGPDTYTGRSMAEAHRGMAIEAAEYDAAADDILGTMKTLNHDAEIRAEVGRILESLKTEIIHA, from the coding sequence ATGGCCCGGGTACAAGCAGAAGAATCGGACACCGCGACGCTGTACGACCGCCTCGGTGGTGCAGCCGGCATTCGTCGGATCGTCGACGGCGCCGTAGCGGCCCATATGGACAACCCCCTGATCGCCCACCGCTTCCAGCCGTATGCAGACCGACCTGAACGGGTCGAGGAGATCAAGCAGCACACCTGCGACTTCTTCGCTGCCGGCAGTGGCGGGCCCGACACCTACACGGGCCGAAGCATGGCTGAGGCCCATCGCGGCATGGCGATCGAGGCGGCGGAATACGATGCCGCTGCGGACGATATCCTGGGAACGATGAAGACCCTGAACCACGACGCGGAGATCCGCGCCGAGGTCGGACGAATCCTCGAGTCTCTGAAAACCGAAATCATCCATGCATGA
- a CDS encoding tautomerase family protein gives MPLVDIELIEGVFDDAQKQKMIRDVTEAMVGIEGEAMRGVTWVRVQEIASGEWAIGGKPLTAADVKAHQSELT, from the coding sequence ATGCCACTCGTCGACATCGAGCTGATTGAAGGCGTTTTCGACGACGCTCAGAAGCAGAAAATGATCCGGGACGTGACTGAAGCGATGGTGGGCATCGAGGGCGAGGCCATGCGCGGTGTCACCTGGGTCCGTGTGCAGGAAATCGCCAGTGGAGAGTGGGCCATCGGCGGCAAGCCTCTGACGGCAGCCGATGTTAAGGCCCATCAGTCCGAACTCACCTGA
- a CDS encoding winged helix-turn-helix transcriptional regulator has product MTNASYKQFCPVAMASEILCTRWTMVLLRELVAGSTRFNELRRGVPRMSPALLSKRLSELEAAGIVQRERLAGSPEVNAYRLTQAGLDLQPVVEAVGLWGQKWVESEPSLENLDAELLMWDMRRNLDTRPVPARRVVIAFVYPELPRAQRNWWLIVEPDRSVDLCHIDPGFDIDLYATVDLRTMTEVWMGLRTVREAIDRGALLLVGDRKIADAMQSWLGLSPFAQQEKLAS; this is encoded by the coding sequence ATGACCAACGCGAGCTACAAGCAGTTTTGCCCCGTCGCGATGGCGTCCGAGATCCTCTGCACCCGCTGGACCATGGTCCTGTTACGAGAACTGGTTGCCGGATCGACCCGGTTCAACGAGTTGCGCCGGGGTGTGCCGCGGATGTCGCCAGCCCTGCTGTCCAAGCGCCTGAGCGAGTTGGAAGCGGCCGGAATAGTGCAGCGCGAGCGGCTCGCAGGATCGCCGGAAGTCAATGCCTACCGGCTAACCCAAGCCGGGCTGGATCTGCAGCCGGTGGTGGAGGCTGTCGGCCTATGGGGTCAGAAGTGGGTTGAAAGCGAGCCTTCGCTGGAGAATCTCGATGCCGAGCTTCTCATGTGGGACATGCGCCGAAACCTCGACACGCGGCCGGTCCCGGCACGCCGGGTCGTGATCGCGTTCGTCTATCCCGAACTGCCCCGTGCGCAACGCAATTGGTGGCTGATCGTGGAGCCGGATCGTAGCGTGGATCTCTGCCACATCGATCCGGGCTTCGACATCGATCTCTATGCCACGGTGGATCTGCGGACGATGACGGAGGTCTGGATGGGGCTTCGCACGGTCAGGGAGGCTATCGACCGCGGCGCCCTTTTGCTTGTCGGGGACCGGAAGATTGCCGACGCGATGCAATCCTGGCTGGGTCTCAGTCCGTTCGCTCAGCAGGAGAAGCTGGCAAGCTGA
- a CDS encoding antibiotic biosynthesis monooxygenase family protein, whose amino-acid sequence MPRSTNAIVRVDKFDVPATARDSFIARVGETHAILDTLDGCLENLVLEQVAGDGVFNIVTVVKWRDEAAYEAARETMRARREASGFNPQKTFAELGIRADLGNYRIVPIAAAPDD is encoded by the coding sequence ATGCCGCGATCAACCAATGCTATTGTTCGAGTCGACAAGTTCGATGTGCCGGCCACAGCGCGGGACTCGTTCATCGCCAGGGTCGGCGAAACCCATGCGATACTCGATACACTCGACGGCTGCTTGGAGAACCTTGTCCTCGAACAGGTTGCTGGGGATGGGGTCTTTAACATCGTCACCGTGGTAAAGTGGCGCGACGAAGCTGCCTATGAAGCCGCCAGAGAAACGATGCGCGCACGCCGAGAGGCAAGTGGCTTCAATCCGCAGAAGACGTTCGCCGAGCTTGGTATCCGGGCTGATCTCGGCAATTACAGGATCGTGCCGATCGCCGCCGCACCCGACGACTAG
- a CDS encoding SRPBCC family protein, giving the protein MRQSSAADGAPLAGAVGKEGRFATLTFERDVAASPSVLWQAWTAPAARAVWAAPSPSVTVEFLEADTRIGGREVSLCKVEGAPEIRCEIGWLELRPEACSVNYEVLSSGDVKQSVALVTANVSGTQEGSRLVLTVQLSSLAEDMAPGYREGFGVGLDNLADTAERTLLLQRVIQAPRSIVWGAWMNAETLPQWWGPEGFSCQTKRIDLRAGGEWVFDMIGPDGTVFPNHHRYHEIRPEGRIGYALHWGENGPKHADAWASFEDEDGATKVTLGMVFSTSAECREAKGFGAVELGLQTLGKLEAFVTPR; this is encoded by the coding sequence ATGAGACAGAGCAGTGCGGCCGACGGTGCGCCTCTCGCGGGTGCCGTCGGCAAGGAAGGCCGTTTCGCGACGCTGACCTTCGAACGGGACGTGGCCGCATCACCGTCGGTGCTGTGGCAGGCATGGACGGCGCCGGCCGCGCGGGCGGTCTGGGCTGCACCGTCGCCCTCGGTCACCGTGGAGTTCCTGGAGGCCGACACCAGGATCGGCGGGCGGGAGGTTTCGCTCTGCAAGGTGGAGGGCGCGCCAGAGATCCGGTGCGAGATCGGTTGGCTGGAGCTGCGACCAGAGGCGTGCAGCGTGAACTACGAAGTGCTCTCGAGCGGAGACGTGAAACAGTCGGTCGCGCTGGTGACGGCGAACGTTTCGGGCACCCAGGAGGGCAGCAGGCTGGTGCTCACCGTGCAACTGTCCTCCCTGGCTGAGGACATGGCGCCGGGCTACCGGGAAGGCTTCGGTGTGGGCCTCGACAACCTCGCGGACACGGCCGAACGAACCTTGCTGCTGCAGCGGGTGATCCAGGCGCCGCGATCGATCGTTTGGGGCGCATGGATGAACGCGGAGACCCTGCCGCAGTGGTGGGGGCCGGAAGGCTTCTCCTGTCAGACGAAAAGGATCGATCTGCGGGCCGGCGGCGAATGGGTGTTCGACATGATCGGGCCCGACGGCACGGTCTTTCCGAACCACCATCGCTATCACGAAATCCGGCCAGAGGGGAGGATCGGCTACGCGCTGCACTGGGGCGAGAACGGTCCGAAGCACGCGGACGCCTGGGCGTCATTCGAGGATGAGGATGGGGCGACGAAGGTCACGCTCGGAATGGTGTTCAGCACGTCTGCGGAGTGCCGGGAGGCGAAGGGCTTCGGCGCCGTGGAACTGGGGTTGCAGACGCTGGGCAAGCTGGAAGCCTTCGTGACGCCTCGCTGA
- a CDS encoding ArsR/SmtB family transcription factor: MAKQDPALSSLFHALADPTRRSILTRLAEGPARVTDLAGPTGLRLPTVMRHLSVLEEVGLITTSKDGRIRTCAIVPEALNPARKWLDEQRAIWEARLDRLDAFVMNEMKDRE; this comes from the coding sequence ATGGCTAAGCAAGATCCCGCTCTCTCGTCGCTCTTCCACGCGCTCGCTGATCCGACCCGTCGGTCGATACTGACCCGGCTTGCGGAAGGGCCGGCACGGGTGACGGATTTGGCCGGGCCGACCGGACTGCGGCTGCCCACGGTCATGCGGCATCTCTCGGTCCTCGAAGAGGTGGGGCTGATCACCACCTCCAAGGACGGACGGATACGCACCTGCGCCATCGTTCCGGAGGCGCTGAACCCGGCACGGAAGTGGCTCGATGAACAGCGGGCGATCTGGGAGGCCCGGCTCGACCGGTTGGACGCCTTCGTGATGAACGAGATGAAGGACCGTGAATGA
- a CDS encoding DUF899 domain-containing protein, producing the protein MTKYLTGTRHDWLEARLDLIEAEKELTRRADDLARRRQELPWVRLDKSYRFATEDGEASLADLFRGRSQLLVYHFMFGPDYEAGCPSCSAIADGFNGFAVHLANHDVMLTAVSRAPLEKLAAYKQRMGWTFPWASSFGSDFNADFNVWFTPEQQMEGSIEYNYRREPPLQPNDTRPAVPTRTTPDVPASAAAMSGTDSATYARERPGLSAFALEEGVVYHTYSTYARGLDGLWGAYQWLDRTPKGRNEHGYWWRRHDEYRAA; encoded by the coding sequence ATGACGAAATACCTCACTGGAACCCGCCACGACTGGCTGGAGGCCCGGCTCGACCTGATCGAGGCGGAGAAGGAGCTGACGCGGCGGGCTGACGACCTGGCTCGGCGACGTCAGGAGCTCCCATGGGTTCGCCTTGACAAGTCCTACCGGTTCGCAACCGAGGACGGCGAGGCGTCCCTCGCGGATCTGTTCCGCGGCCGGTCCCAGTTGCTCGTCTACCACTTCATGTTCGGACCAGACTACGAGGCGGGATGCCCGTCCTGCTCTGCGATCGCCGACGGGTTCAACGGCTTCGCCGTGCATCTCGCCAACCACGACGTCATGCTGACGGCGGTGTCGCGGGCGCCGCTGGAGAAGCTCGCCGCCTACAAGCAGCGCATGGGATGGACTTTCCCGTGGGCCTCGTCCTTCGGCAGCGACTTCAACGCGGACTTCAATGTGTGGTTCACACCCGAACAGCAGATGGAAGGCTCGATCGAGTACAACTATCGCCGCGAGCCTCCGCTTCAGCCGAACGATACGCGCCCCGCCGTCCCAACGCGCACGACCCCCGACGTGCCGGCCTCGGCGGCGGCCATGTCGGGAACGGACAGCGCAACCTACGCCCGGGAAAGGCCCGGCCTGAGCGCGTTCGCGCTCGAGGAGGGCGTCGTCTACCACACCTACTCGACCTATGCCCGTGGGCTCGACGGCCTCTGGGGCGCCTACCAGTGGCTCGATCGGACACCCAAAGGCCGCAACGAGCACGGCTACTGGTGGCGCCGGCACGACGAGTATCGGGCCGCCTGA
- a CDS encoding HTH domain-containing protein — MDSLIDAAARALVSGDPLGALNRVALRTDAPATALQGIAFAQLGDLDRARQLLRRAARAFGPAEARPRARCMLAEAEIALVHRDLSGATRLLGTARRILEAHRDHANAAHATYLEARRLLLIGNLAAAETLLGSIDEADLPRTSRTGYWLVAAGIALRRIRSDAARQALDRAASAARDAGAPALSVEVEAARSLLAAPAARLLSHKEDQVLTLADVEALLARDVLIIDACRSAVRADGEYLSLTSRPVLFRIARALAEAWPEDVTRETLLARAVRSRVADESHRARLRVEVGRLRKELAPFAGICATRRGFVLRPHHASSVAVLVPPIESMHADVLALLADGEAWSSSALAMALGVSPRTVQRALDALARTGKVESFGHGRACRWMVPSVPGFPTSLLLPVRPTSGYTHSP, encoded by the coding sequence ATGGATTCGCTGATCGACGCTGCCGCCCGCGCCCTGGTGTCCGGCGACCCGCTCGGCGCACTCAATCGGGTCGCCCTTCGAACCGATGCCCCGGCAACGGCCCTGCAGGGCATCGCCTTCGCCCAGCTCGGCGATTTGGACCGCGCGCGCCAGCTCTTGCGGCGCGCTGCGCGCGCGTTCGGCCCCGCCGAAGCGAGGCCGCGAGCCAGATGCATGCTCGCCGAGGCCGAGATAGCTCTCGTGCACCGCGACCTGTCGGGCGCAACGCGGTTGCTCGGCACGGCGCGCCGAATTCTGGAAGCGCATCGCGACCATGCGAACGCCGCCCATGCGACGTATCTCGAGGCCCGCCGCCTGCTCCTGATCGGGAACCTGGCAGCGGCCGAGACGTTGCTGGGCAGTATTGACGAGGCGGATCTGCCACGGACCTCCCGGACCGGCTATTGGCTCGTCGCCGCCGGAATCGCTCTGCGCCGCATTCGTTCTGATGCGGCGCGTCAGGCTCTGGATCGCGCCGCATCCGCCGCGCGCGACGCTGGGGCGCCTGCGCTGTCCGTCGAAGTCGAAGCCGCCCGCAGCCTGCTCGCCGCCCCTGCAGCCAGGCTCCTCTCGCACAAGGAAGACCAGGTTCTTACGCTGGCCGACGTCGAGGCACTGCTCGCCAGAGACGTCCTCATCATCGACGCTTGCCGCAGCGCCGTGCGCGCGGACGGCGAGTACCTGTCCCTTACGAGCCGGCCCGTGCTCTTCAGAATTGCGCGCGCGCTCGCCGAAGCGTGGCCGGAGGATGTCACCCGGGAGACGCTGCTTGCCCGTGCGGTCCGGTCCCGCGTGGCGGACGAGTCCCATCGAGCTCGCCTGCGTGTCGAGGTCGGCAGGCTGCGCAAGGAGCTCGCGCCGTTCGCCGGTATCTGCGCGACGCGACGGGGCTTCGTGCTGAGGCCCCACCACGCGAGCTCCGTCGCCGTCCTCGTGCCGCCGATCGAAAGCATGCATGCCGACGTGCTTGCCCTGCTCGCGGATGGCGAGGCCTGGTCGAGTTCCGCTCTCGCCATGGCGCTCGGCGTCAGTCCCCGCACGGTTCAGCGTGCCCTAGATGCTCTGGCCAGGACCGGCAAGGTCGAGTCCTTCGGCCACGGCCGCGCATGCCGCTGGATGGTACCCAGCGTCCCCGGATTCCCGACAAGTTTGTTACTCCCGGTCCGGCCGACATCTGGCTACACTCATTCTCCATGA